In a single window of the Chloroflexi bacterium ADurb.Bin180 genome:
- a CDS encoding putative S-adenosylmethionine-dependent methyltransferase has product MSLPADASGNDPALGWRDWFRASRSYLRLHLNRDLQRCSSQVRGLVLDVGGEPARPVAYRWSGPLVRRWVALNVDSRPGIALVGDGHHLPLKDASADTVVCSQVLEHVRDPRRVVAELARVLKPGGALILAAPFLYGIHSAPHDYWRFTRFGLEELVRSAGLEVVEIRGQGGLFTVLGDVCKRGLSYVRPTALRWLLWLPLMPLATLLAASERGGGDYDAGVLVLARKKAG; this is encoded by the coding sequence ATGTCTCTACCGGCTGATGCTTCTGGCAATGACCCCGCGCTCGGCTGGCGCGACTGGTTCCGCGCTTCGCGCAGTTACCTGCGTCTGCATCTGAATCGTGATCTGCAGCGCTGCTCGAGCCAGGTGCGCGGTCTGGTGCTGGACGTGGGGGGAGAGCCGGCCAGACCGGTGGCCTATCGCTGGAGCGGACCTCTGGTGCGGCGCTGGGTAGCGCTGAATGTCGACTCGCGCCCGGGCATTGCGCTGGTGGGGGATGGGCACCACCTGCCGCTGAAGGACGCCTCGGCCGACACGGTGGTCTGCTCGCAGGTGCTGGAGCACGTTCGTGACCCGCGCCGCGTGGTGGCCGAGCTGGCCCGCGTGCTCAAGCCGGGCGGCGCACTGATCCTGGCCGCGCCCTTCCTCTACGGCATACACAGCGCGCCTCACGACTACTGGCGCTTTACCCGGTTCGGACTGGAAGAGCTGGTGCGGTCGGCCGGTCTGGAGGTGGTCGAGATCCGCGGGCAGGGCGGCCTGTTCACCGTACTGGGGGACGTGTGCAAACGCGGGCTCAGCTATGTGCGGCCGACAGCGCTGCGCTGGCTGCTCTGGCTGCCTTTGATGCCCCTGGCCACCCTGCTGGCGGCCTCCGAGCGCGGCGGTGGTGATTACGACGCGGGCGTGCTCGTGCTGGCGAGGAAGAAGGCCGGCTAG
- a CDS encoding von Willebrand factor type A domain protein, whose amino-acid sequence MPKLMRCLYCGTLQDEPSGAKTCGRCGGELEFVGPPTADEKGSYLQVQMELDQVKAPAGQNLERHLLITLRAPDKVPAAEAAPTVTGREPLSFQAVLDVSGSMSGAKIAQAVEAARQAVSRLHDGDAFSLVTFSNSVSTVVAPERVDDRLRQKARQALDKVQAGGQTALCGGLEEGLKHARSASTDTRLVLLLSDGQANVGETDLEKVGARAYEAHQAGVTVSTLGVGLDYAEALMVEIATQGGGRFYHVERPEQIVPYVAGELGEVAALAARNTQIHLDIPAGAILMPLSAAYSVQQEAGHAVVKVGDIPCDTELEIPVRLALAAGPAGSKLSVEGYVTYTSPADHELRSTLNRVTVRFVEPGQFQLRDGVVAPVAEKVLEQLKAANMIGFARARAKSPEEAEKLRVSDLGKLRAYASLLGDERAVAEAEESAALFRDVAASPLAAKLGISAAFQTQRRTKRFDK is encoded by the coding sequence ATGCCCAAACTGATGCGCTGTCTCTACTGTGGAACGCTGCAGGATGAGCCAAGCGGCGCCAAGACCTGCGGCCGCTGCGGGGGGGAGCTCGAGTTTGTCGGCCCGCCGACCGCCGACGAAAAGGGCTCGTATCTGCAGGTGCAGATGGAGCTGGACCAGGTGAAGGCGCCCGCCGGGCAGAACCTGGAGCGGCACCTGCTGATAACGCTGCGCGCGCCGGACAAGGTTCCTGCGGCGGAGGCGGCACCGACGGTCACCGGTCGGGAGCCGCTGAGTTTCCAGGCCGTGCTCGACGTCTCTGGCTCCATGTCCGGGGCCAAGATTGCCCAGGCAGTCGAGGCGGCCAGACAGGCGGTGAGCCGCCTGCACGACGGGGACGCCTTTTCCCTGGTAACCTTTAGCAACAGCGTCAGCACGGTCGTCGCTCCGGAGAGGGTCGACGACCGCCTGCGCCAGAAGGCCCGACAAGCGCTGGACAAGGTACAGGCGGGAGGCCAAACCGCGCTGTGCGGCGGCCTGGAGGAAGGGCTGAAGCACGCCCGCTCGGCGTCTACCGATACGCGGCTGGTGCTGCTTTTGAGCGACGGCCAGGCCAACGTGGGCGAGACCGACCTGGAAAAGGTCGGTGCGCGGGCCTATGAGGCGCACCAGGCAGGAGTCACCGTGTCGACGCTGGGCGTGGGGCTGGACTATGCCGAAGCGCTGATGGTCGAGATCGCTACCCAGGGCGGCGGCCGGTTCTACCACGTGGAGCGGCCCGAGCAGATCGTGCCCTACGTGGCGGGAGAGCTGGGCGAAGTGGCGGCCCTGGCGGCACGGAACACCCAGATCCACCTCGACATCCCGGCTGGCGCCATCCTCATGCCCCTGTCAGCCGCCTACTCGGTGCAGCAAGAGGCCGGGCACGCCGTGGTCAAGGTAGGCGACATCCCCTGCGATACCGAGCTGGAGATCCCGGTGCGGCTGGCTCTGGCCGCCGGACCCGCGGGCAGCAAGCTGAGCGTTGAGGGTTATGTCACCTACACGTCGCCGGCAGACCACGAACTGCGCTCGACGCTCAATCGGGTGACGGTGCGCTTTGTGGAGCCGGGCCAGTTCCAATTGCGTGATGGCGTGGTGGCACCGGTGGCGGAAAAGGTGCTGGAGCAGCTCAAGGCGGCCAACATGATCGGCTTTGCCCGGGCCAGAGCCAAGAGCCCCGAGGAGGCGGAAAAGCTGCGCGTATCGGACCTGGGCAAGCTGCGGGCCTATGCTTCCCTGCTGGGAGACGAACGGGCCGTTGCCGAGGCAGAAGAGTCGGCTGCTCTGTTCCGCGATGTCGCCGCATCGCCGCTGGCGGCCAAGCTGGGCATCAGCGCGGCGTTCCAGACGCAAAGACGCACCAAAAGGTTCGACAAATAG
- the scpA_2 gene encoding Methylmalonyl-CoA mutase, with protein MDGKVRPLRSSRKRWEDTTLRDALSRSVERREHFVTTSSEPVERLYTPEDLPGFDYERDLGYPGEYPFTRGVQTTMYRGRLWTMRMFAGFGSAEETNARYKYLLSHGETGLSVAFDFPTLYGYDTDHPLAAGEFGKCGVAVSSLKDMEILFDGIPVDQVTTSMTINGPAAVIWAMYIAAAEKRGIPMAKLGGTIQNDILKEYIAQKSWLLPPAPSMRLIVDTCEFGAQHLPRWNTISISGYHIREAGSTAAQELAFTLADGLAYVQAAIDRGLEVDSFASRLSFFFNAHNDFFEEISKYRAARRIWAREMRERFHARDPRSWWLRFHTQTAGCSLTAQQPENNIVRTTIQALAAVMGGTQSLHTNSMDEALALPSETAVRIALRTQQIIAHESGVANSADPLGGSYLVESWTNRLEREAYDYFQRIDALGGVIPAIEQGFFQREIAASAYRYQKEIEERSRLVIGVNEQRMEQEPAIPLLKMDPAGEARQRERLTRLRQERDNELLQSRLTALRQAAEGQHNLMPFILDAVRAYGTLGEVCDVLRGVFGEYRESAII; from the coding sequence ATGGACGGCAAGGTCAGGCCGCTGCGTTCGAGTCGAAAGCGCTGGGAAGACACAACGCTCCGTGACGCGCTATCGCGGTCGGTGGAGCGGCGAGAGCACTTTGTAACTACTTCGAGCGAGCCGGTCGAGCGGCTCTACACGCCCGAGGATCTGCCCGGGTTCGATTACGAACGCGACCTGGGCTACCCGGGCGAGTATCCCTTCACTCGCGGCGTGCAGACCACGATGTACCGCGGCCGCCTGTGGACCATGCGTATGTTCGCCGGCTTTGGCAGCGCCGAAGAGACCAACGCTCGCTACAAGTACCTGCTGTCCCACGGGGAAACGGGCCTCTCGGTGGCCTTTGACTTTCCCACGCTCTACGGTTATGACACCGATCACCCGCTGGCCGCGGGCGAGTTCGGCAAGTGCGGCGTGGCCGTCTCGTCACTGAAGGATATGGAGATCCTGTTCGACGGCATTCCCGTCGACCAGGTCACCACATCGATGACCATCAACGGCCCCGCTGCGGTCATCTGGGCGATGTACATCGCCGCCGCGGAAAAGCGCGGCATCCCCATGGCCAAACTGGGCGGAACGATCCAGAACGACATCCTCAAAGAGTACATTGCCCAGAAATCGTGGCTTTTGCCGCCAGCGCCGTCGATGCGCCTGATCGTCGACACGTGCGAGTTCGGGGCTCAACACCTGCCGCGCTGGAACACCATCTCCATCAGCGGCTACCACATCCGCGAGGCCGGGTCCACCGCGGCGCAGGAGCTGGCCTTTACCCTGGCCGACGGCCTGGCCTATGTGCAGGCGGCCATCGACCGCGGGCTGGAGGTGGATTCCTTCGCGTCGCGGCTGTCCTTTTTCTTTAACGCCCACAACGATTTCTTTGAAGAGATCAGCAAGTACCGCGCCGCGCGGCGCATCTGGGCGCGCGAGATGCGCGAACGTTTCCACGCCCGCGACCCGCGCTCCTGGTGGCTGCGCTTTCACACGCAGACCGCCGGCTGCTCGCTCACCGCGCAACAGCCGGAGAACAATATCGTCCGCACCACCATCCAGGCCCTGGCAGCGGTGATGGGCGGCACGCAGAGCCTGCACACGAACTCGATGGACGAGGCCCTGGCCCTGCCCTCCGAGACGGCGGTGCGCATCGCCCTGCGCACGCAGCAGATCATCGCCCACGAAAGCGGCGTGGCCAACTCGGCTGACCCGCTGGGCGGCAGCTACCTGGTCGAGTCGTGGACCAACCGCCTCGAGCGCGAGGCCTATGACTATTTCCAGCGCATCGATGCCCTGGGCGGCGTGATCCCGGCCATCGAGCAGGGCTTTTTCCAGCGCGAGATTGCCGCCAGCGCCTACCGCTACCAGAAGGAAATCGAGGAGCGCTCGCGCCTGGTCATCGGTGTCAATGAACAGCGCATGGAGCAGGAACCGGCCATTCCCCTGCTCAAGATGGACCCCGCCGGCGAGGCCCGTCAGCGGGAACGGCTCACGCGCCTCCGCCAGGAACGGGACAACGAACTG
- a CDS encoding Acetyltransferase (GNAT) family protein, whose amino-acid sequence MSQVYTEPELTALLQRYEATCGALAAALCRAAGGAVITTPDATLTWMPVSYWANGVVSPHLATDTADRRLEELLAFYRARRTEMRLRLGPSTSPANLAEYLNRRGFRHPTSWPIMGADLTRLRTDVPGPSGLQVRVVDDYHRLAADRDSKLGAISTVRQRRLTRAFQNLAEQRPRRLWTLIGQMDGAPVAGAILFVHQDTATGYHLAVLPGYQRRGIGAVMMAEMTRLARDEGARYAVLSASGQGFRYYPRLGLAFLARVPVYRYDRALQRRDEERLGATAG is encoded by the coding sequence ATGAGCCAAGTCTACACTGAGCCAGAGCTCACTGCCCTCCTCCAGCGCTACGAAGCGACCTGCGGGGCGCTCGCGGCGGCGTTGTGCCGCGCCGCCGGCGGCGCGGTCATCACCACGCCCGACGCTACCCTCACCTGGATGCCGGTCAGCTACTGGGCCAACGGCGTGGTCTCGCCGCACCTGGCAACAGACACGGCTGACCGGCGCCTCGAAGAGCTCCTGGCCTTTTACCGCGCACGCCGCACCGAGATGCGCCTGCGCCTCGGCCCATCCACTTCCCCGGCCAACCTGGCCGAATACCTGAACCGGCGCGGATTTCGCCACCCCACCTCGTGGCCGATCATGGGCGCGGACCTCACCCGCCTGCGCACCGACGTTCCCGGTCCCAGCGGCCTCCAGGTTCGAGTGGTGGATGACTATCACCGTCTGGCTGCTGACCGCGACTCCAAGCTCGGCGCCATCAGCACGGTGCGCCAGCGCCGGTTGACCAGGGCCTTCCAGAATCTGGCCGAGCAGAGACCGAGGAGACTGTGGACGCTGATCGGCCAGATGGACGGCGCGCCCGTCGCCGGGGCAATCCTCTTTGTCCACCAGGACACGGCCACCGGATACCACTTGGCGGTGCTGCCCGGCTATCAGCGGCGCGGCATCGGTGCGGTGATGATGGCCGAGATGACGCGCCTGGCGCGCGATGAGGGTGCGCGCTATGCCGTGCTGAGCGCCAGCGGCCAGGGGTTCCGCTACTATCCGCGCTTGGGGCTGGCCTTCCTCGCCCGGGTGCCCGTGTACCGTTACGACCGGGCCCTCCAGCGCCGGGACGAGGAGCGCCTCGGCGCCACGGCGGGCTAG
- a CDS encoding Glyoxalase/Bleomycin resistance protein/Dioxygenase superfamily protein: MFRLHHIAIAVNDIAQALPAYTEGLGLTAVHVEDVPVQGARVALLPVGETHLELVAPLTPDVPLARALERRGEGVHHLCFEVDDIAAELEALKKRGVRLVDETPRAGADGALVAFVHPGSTHGVLLELRQAARQTTSSIFK; encoded by the coding sequence ATGTTCAGGCTGCACCACATCGCCATAGCGGTCAACGACATCGCTCAGGCGCTTCCCGCCTACACCGAGGGCCTGGGGCTGACCGCTGTGCACGTCGAAGACGTCCCAGTGCAGGGCGCCCGCGTCGCACTGCTTCCGGTGGGCGAGACCCACCTGGAGCTGGTGGCGCCGCTGACTCCCGACGTTCCACTGGCGCGAGCGCTCGAGCGCCGCGGTGAAGGCGTTCACCACCTCTGTTTCGAGGTGGACGACATCGCCGCCGAGCTGGAAGCGCTCAAAAAGCGCGGTGTGCGCCTGGTCGATGAGACTCCCCGCGCCGGCGCCGACGGCGCTCTGGTGGCCTTTGTTCACCCTGGTTCTACGCACGGAGTGCTGCTCGAATTGCGTCAGGCGGCGCGACAGACGACGAGTTCGATATTCAAATGA
- the pspB gene encoding putative phosphoserine phosphatase 2 has product MNSPRPTTLHLVRHGEVDNPQGIFYGRLPRYALGPAGRAQAAATARLLAGEPVAAIYSSPLLRARQTAAAIAGEQGGQRVRVSSLLNEVRVPLEGRPLQEGIDANWDIYTGNQPPFETAAGVLARVLRFVLLCLRRHPGQTVVAVTHGDPIAFLMLWAWAQPIAPEPKALMYVDYVAVASIATFEFSGEPTGLPVVRYTRSGHRELSPMVALPQAFDE; this is encoded by the coding sequence ATGAACAGCCCTCGCCCCACTACTCTGCACCTCGTGCGCCACGGCGAGGTCGACAACCCACAGGGCATCTTTTACGGGCGGCTGCCGCGCTATGCTCTGGGCCCCGCGGGCCGCGCGCAGGCTGCGGCCACGGCCCGACTGCTGGCCGGTGAACCAGTCGCCGCCATCTATTCCAGTCCGCTGCTGCGCGCCAGGCAGACCGCCGCGGCCATCGCTGGCGAGCAGGGCGGGCAGAGAGTGCGTGTCTCGTCGCTCCTCAACGAGGTTCGCGTTCCGTTGGAAGGCCGACCGCTGCAGGAGGGCATCGACGCCAACTGGGATATCTACACCGGCAACCAGCCGCCGTTTGAGACCGCGGCCGGCGTCCTGGCGCGCGTGCTGCGTTTTGTGCTGCTGTGCCTCAGGCGGCACCCCGGGCAGACGGTGGTGGCGGTGACCCACGGCGATCCCATTGCCTTTCTCATGCTGTGGGCCTGGGCGCAGCCGATTGCCCCTGAGCCCAAGGCGCTGATGTACGTCGATTACGTTGCCGTCGCGTCGATTGCCACGTTCGAGTTCTCCGGAGAGCCGACGGGACTCCCGGTGGTGCGGTACACGCGGTCGGGGCACAGGGAGTTGAGTCCGATGGTGGCGCTGCCTCAAGCGTTTGACGAGTGA